In Streptomyces sclerotialus, one genomic interval encodes:
- a CDS encoding DegT/DnrJ/EryC1/StrS family aminotransferase yields MGTSGTLESAGIGTGDEVVVPAFGNAEVTEAVVRTGAVPVFADIDPHTYCLDPAAVADVVNSRTAAVIAVHRFGQQADLARLQELGERHGLLVHGTEEPGVAPAGAERRRAHATYLAGRLRGVVTPTDHAEHTYEQYVVRVPGNGRPDRDAFARTLRGKGVACRVPVPVPVYRMPEYRRDLLLPQTERACDETLALPVEEPLSRRELHRIVSACNALGGLLQPAF; encoded by the coding sequence ATGGGGACAAGTGGAACGCTTGAGTCGGCCGGTATCGGCACCGGCGACGAGGTCGTGGTGCCGGCGTTCGGGAACGCCGAGGTCACCGAGGCCGTCGTGCGTACCGGAGCCGTACCGGTCTTCGCCGACATCGACCCGCACACCTACTGCCTCGACCCGGCCGCCGTGGCCGACGTGGTGAACTCCAGGACCGCCGCCGTCATCGCCGTGCACCGCTTCGGGCAGCAGGCCGACCTGGCCCGGCTCCAGGAGCTGGGCGAGCGGCACGGGCTGCTCGTGCACGGCACGGAGGAGCCCGGCGTGGCCCCGGCCGGCGCCGAGCGGCGTCGGGCCCACGCGACGTACCTCGCCGGGCGGCTCCGCGGCGTCGTGACACCCACGGACCACGCGGAGCACACGTACGAGCAGTACGTGGTGCGGGTCCCGGGCAACGGACGGCCGGACCGCGACGCCTTCGCGCGCACGCTGCGCGGCAAGGGCGTGGCCTGCCGGGTGCCCGTACCGGTGCCCGTGTACCGCATGCCGGAATACCGGCGGGACCTGCTGCTGCCGCAGACGGAGCGGGCGTGCGACGAGACGCTGGCACTGCCCGTCGAGGAACCGCTGAGCCGCCGTGAATTGCACCGGATCGTGAGTGCCTGCAATGCGCTGGGCGGGCTGCTGCAGCCGGCGTTCTGA
- a CDS encoding SpoIIE family protein phosphatase, translating to MRRPVITARAAATFEPVGRSVATARAFVRDTLQGWGHGDIIDDAVVLTSELVTNAVVHAGTAADVLCLRTDTGVRIEVADRYPEREVPVQSSGQALAHPDREGGRGLLLCGALATRWGVEYTSSQKHVWFQLDLPERPAGTRTAGPALPVDSLPVAEHRVRVAVVQIDRGGCISSWNEDAQDLFAYAPEQVIGKPLTDFAAWPHTPGTGTGIAEALQLSRWEGSYGIRGADGRVVPVYASHLRVRDADGEPSTVCLLVRDHERAVLQSPPRTPSSDSAGQQSEGRGPADPFEVFIGSPAPDDLDGLLQRTVERARDMLDGDAAYLLLATDDETELEVRASTGLPSARQRFARVPVEAGSGRYGSARMPAVHEDLTAVQGAVPLLSGTGMRSVVTVPLKVEGRLTGSLGVAAEAPGRYTNEEALRLQFAADRIALAVERARLTELERLRRGSLSFLVEASDLLAGTLDRNQTLALMAQMTVPTLATWCAVYTVADQASEPELSFVLHEDEDRIDGLKTLLQKVPPPEPVPTPGARVWSAPGDAAHDAALRTSLRSLGLGASARPSSGPGATLATASAVGGETVVLPLVARNRVIGMLTLGKPTEEHFRQEILELAEDLSRRAALALDNARLYSERTAISQSLQRSLLPPELPDVPGVEVEVIYRAAGEGNEVGGDFYDLFPIRDGAYGFAIGDVCGTGPEAAAVTGLARHALRLLAREGFGGPAVLERLNAAILDEGARSRFLTLLYGELWPQRDGSAVLKVVCAGHPLPLRLRQDGTVEPAAEPQPLLGVMEDLELYAQTVTLDPGDVLLCVTDGVTERREGSRMLGDDGLADVLTTCTGLTAGAVAARILRAVERFAAEPASDDMAILAMRVPEAVHEGLAP from the coding sequence ATGAGGAGACCAGTGATCACCGCGCGGGCCGCTGCCACCTTCGAGCCGGTAGGACGTTCGGTCGCCACGGCCCGGGCTTTCGTGCGCGACACCCTCCAGGGCTGGGGCCACGGCGACATCATCGACGACGCCGTCGTCCTCACCAGCGAGCTGGTCACCAATGCCGTCGTGCACGCCGGCACCGCCGCCGACGTGCTCTGCCTCCGCACCGACACCGGCGTCCGCATCGAGGTCGCCGACCGGTATCCCGAGCGCGAGGTGCCCGTACAGAGCTCCGGCCAGGCGCTCGCCCATCCCGACCGCGAAGGCGGCCGCGGCCTGCTGCTGTGCGGCGCGCTGGCCACCCGCTGGGGTGTGGAGTACACCTCCTCCCAGAAGCACGTCTGGTTCCAGCTCGACCTTCCCGAACGGCCCGCCGGCACCCGTACCGCCGGTCCCGCGCTCCCCGTGGACTCCCTCCCCGTCGCCGAGCACCGGGTCCGCGTCGCCGTCGTCCAGATCGACCGCGGCGGCTGCATCAGCTCCTGGAACGAGGACGCGCAGGATCTCTTCGCCTATGCGCCCGAACAGGTGATCGGCAAGCCCCTCACCGACTTCGCCGCCTGGCCACACACCCCCGGCACGGGTACCGGTATCGCCGAAGCCCTCCAGCTCTCCCGCTGGGAGGGCTCCTACGGCATAAGGGGCGCCGACGGCCGCGTCGTCCCCGTGTACGCCTCCCACCTCCGCGTACGGGACGCCGACGGCGAGCCCTCGACGGTCTGCCTCCTCGTACGCGACCACGAGCGCGCCGTGCTCCAGAGCCCGCCGCGCACCCCCTCCTCGGACTCCGCAGGCCAGCAGTCCGAGGGCCGCGGACCCGCGGACCCGTTCGAGGTCTTCATCGGCTCCCCCGCCCCCGACGACCTCGACGGCCTCCTGCAGCGCACGGTCGAACGCGCCCGCGACATGCTCGACGGCGACGCCGCGTACCTCCTCCTGGCCACCGACGACGAGACCGAGCTGGAGGTACGCGCCTCGACAGGCCTGCCCTCCGCCCGGCAGCGCTTCGCCCGCGTCCCTGTGGAGGCCGGCAGCGGCCGCTACGGGTCGGCGCGCATGCCCGCCGTCCACGAGGACCTCACGGCCGTACAGGGCGCCGTCCCGCTGCTCTCCGGTACGGGCATGCGCTCGGTCGTCACGGTGCCCCTCAAGGTCGAGGGCCGGCTCACCGGCTCCCTCGGGGTCGCCGCCGAGGCCCCGGGCCGCTACACCAACGAAGAGGCGCTCCGCCTCCAGTTCGCCGCCGACCGCATCGCGCTCGCCGTCGAACGCGCCCGCCTCACCGAGCTGGAACGGCTCCGCCGCGGCTCCCTCTCCTTCCTCGTCGAGGCCTCCGACCTGCTCGCCGGCACGCTGGACCGCAACCAGACGCTGGCCCTCATGGCCCAGATGACGGTCCCCACGCTCGCCACCTGGTGCGCCGTCTACACCGTCGCCGACCAGGCCTCCGAGCCCGAGCTCTCCTTCGTGCTGCACGAGGACGAGGACCGCATCGACGGCCTCAAGACGCTGCTCCAGAAGGTGCCGCCGCCGGAACCGGTGCCCACCCCTGGAGCGCGCGTGTGGAGCGCCCCCGGCGACGCCGCCCACGACGCGGCGCTGCGCACCTCCTTGCGCAGCCTCGGCCTGGGCGCCTCCGCACGCCCCTCCAGCGGCCCCGGCGCCACCCTCGCCACCGCCTCGGCGGTCGGCGGCGAGACCGTCGTCCTGCCGCTCGTCGCCCGTAACCGCGTCATCGGCATGCTCACCCTCGGCAAGCCCACCGAGGAGCACTTCCGCCAGGAGATCCTGGAACTCGCCGAGGACCTCTCCCGACGGGCGGCGCTGGCCCTGGACAACGCGCGCCTGTACTCGGAGCGCACGGCCATCAGCCAGTCCCTCCAGCGCAGCCTGCTGCCCCCGGAGCTGCCCGACGTGCCCGGCGTCGAGGTCGAGGTCATCTACCGCGCGGCAGGCGAGGGCAACGAGGTCGGCGGCGACTTCTACGACCTCTTCCCGATCCGGGACGGCGCCTACGGCTTCGCCATCGGGGACGTCTGCGGTACGGGCCCGGAGGCCGCGGCCGTCACCGGCCTCGCCCGGCACGCGCTGCGGCTGCTCGCCCGCGAGGGCTTCGGCGGCCCCGCGGTCCTGGAGCGCCTCAACGCCGCGATCCTCGACGAGGGCGCCCGCAGCCGGTTCCTCACGCTCCTCTACGGCGAACTGTGGCCACAGCGCGACGGCAGCGCCGTACTGAAGGTCGTCTGCGCCGGCCACCCGCTCCCCCTGCGGCTGCGCCAGGACGGCACGGTCGAGCCCGCCGCCGAGCCGCAGCCCCTGCTGGGCGTCATGGAGGACCTGGAGCTGTACGCCCAGACGGTCACCCTCGACCCGGGCGACGTCCTGCTCTGTGTCACCGACGGCGTCACCGAGCGCCGTGAGGGCTCCCGGATGCTCGGCGACGACGGCCTGGCCGACGTCCTCACGACGTGTACGGGCCTGACCGCCGGCGCGGTCGCGGCCCGCATCCTGCGCGCCGTGGAGCGCTTCGCCGCCGAACCGGCCTCGGACGACATGGCCATCCTCGCCATGCGGGTGCCGGAGGCGGTGCACGAGGGCCTGGCCCCGTAA
- a CDS encoding HAMP domain-containing protein yields MESGGAARGASTRAKGGRSRNNGTTEVDTAALNRLLSALVSMRDGNFRKRLTVSGEGVMAEVAAVFNEVADRNLHLTGELARVRRVVGREGKLTERLEVGACEGSWAAAIDASNALVDDLVRPVSEVGRVLSAVSEGDLEQRMDLRTRSSDGTTAHPLRGEFLKVGRTVNGLVDQLSAFTDEVTRVASEVGTEGKLGGQARVRGMSGSWKDLTDSVNTMASRLTAQVRDIALVTTAVAKGDLSRKVTVHVAGEMLELKNTVNTMVDQLSSFASEVTRVAREVGTEGELGGQAQVPGVAGVWKDLTDSVNLMAGNLTAQVRGIAQVTTAVANGDLSQKVTVSARGEVAQLADTINTMTETLRTFADEVTRVANEVGAEGQLGGQAQVPGAAGTWKDLTDSVNNAFRNLTGQVRDIAQVTTAVANGDLSQKVTVDVSGEMLELKNTVNTMVDQLSAFGAEVTRVAREIGVEGELGGQAQVPGAAGTWKDLTDSVNTAFRNLTGQVRNIAQVTTAVANGDLSQKVTVDVSGEMLQLKNTVNTMVDQLSSFADQVTRMARDVGTEGRLGGQAQVPGVSGTWKELTDSVNFMAGNLTSQVRQIAQVTTAVARGDLSQKIDVDARGEILELKNTINTMVDQLSAFAEQVTRVAREVGTDGRLGGQAQVPGVAGVWRDLTDSVNGMAGNLTAQVRNIAQVATAVARGDLSQKIDVDARGEILELKNTLNTMVDQLSSFAEQVTRVAREVGTEGILGGQAEVQGVSGTWKDLTQSVNGMANNLTSQVRNIAEVTTAVARGDLSKKITVDAKGEILELVTTVNTMVDQLSDFAEQVTRVAREVGTEGQLGGQARVRDVTGIWKDLSDNVNLMANNLTSQVRNISQVATAVANGDLTKKVTVEARGEVATLADTVNTMVTTLSSFADEVTRVAREVGTDGILGGQARVPGVAGTWKDLTESVNSMASNLTGQVRNIAMVTTAIAKGDLTKKIDIDARGEILELKTTINTMVDQLSSFAEQVTRVAREVGTEGQLGGQAQVRGVAGTWKDLTESVNEMAGNLTRQVRAIAAVAAAVTLGDHNVRIDVDAAGEILELQDNVNTMIATLRETTLANEEQDWLKGNLARISGLMQGRRDLKDVAKLIMSELSPAVSAQHGAFFLATSADDTQEIGADGGEAGEYELRLTGSYGYSMGEMPTTFRPGETLIGTAAEEKRTILVENVPSGYLKISSGLGEAPPANVIVLPVLFEDKVLGVIELASFQPFTQIQKDFLSQIAEMIATSVNTISVNTKTEILLSQSQELTEQLKERSAELESRQRALELSNSELEEKAEQLRKQNRDIEVKNTEIEEARQVLEERAEQLAVSMRYKSEFLANMSHELRTPLNSLLILAKLLADNAEGNLSPKQVEFAETIHGAGSDLLQLINDILDLSKVEAGKMDVSPTRIALVQLVDYVEATFRPLTAEKGLDFSVRVSPELPATLHTDEQRLLQVLRNLLSNAVKFTDSGAVELVIRPAGADVPVPIREQLLEHGALRDPDADMIAFSVTDTGIGIASSKMRVIFEAFKQADGTTSRKYGGTGLGLSISREIARLLGGEIHAASEPGRGSTFTLYLPYNPGGLPPQGYPQLVAGGFAMDAEAHDAEIAEQEAADSAAAEEQPTTPDAAVSGLNRRRRRGLSAAPQRAALPGQPASAQPQQSADEPWLGNGQDLVAPSGENGGFHGEKVLIVDDDIRNVFALTSVLEQHGLSVLYAENGREGIEVLEQHDDVTVVLMDIMMPEMDGYATTAAIRRMPQFAGLPIIALTAKAMKGDREKSIESGASDYVTKPVDTDHLLAVMQQWMRAE; encoded by the coding sequence GTGGAGTCTGGCGGAGCGGCGCGGGGTGCAAGCACGCGCGCGAAAGGCGGACGCTCCCGTAACAACGGGACGACCGAGGTGGACACGGCGGCACTGAACCGCCTGCTGTCCGCCCTCGTGTCGATGCGGGACGGGAACTTCCGCAAGCGGCTGACCGTCTCCGGCGAAGGTGTCATGGCGGAGGTGGCGGCTGTTTTCAACGAGGTCGCCGACCGCAATCTGCACCTCACGGGTGAGCTGGCCCGGGTGCGGCGGGTCGTGGGACGTGAGGGAAAGCTCACAGAACGGCTGGAGGTGGGGGCCTGCGAGGGCTCCTGGGCGGCCGCGATCGACGCTTCGAACGCGCTCGTGGACGACCTCGTACGGCCGGTCTCCGAGGTGGGCCGGGTCCTGTCCGCGGTGTCCGAGGGCGACCTCGAACAGCGCATGGACCTGCGGACACGCAGCAGTGACGGGACGACGGCGCATCCGCTGCGGGGCGAGTTCCTGAAGGTCGGCCGTACGGTCAACGGCCTGGTGGACCAGCTGTCGGCGTTCACCGACGAGGTGACGAGGGTCGCCAGTGAGGTCGGTACCGAGGGCAAGCTGGGTGGTCAGGCCCGGGTCCGCGGAATGTCCGGTTCGTGGAAGGACCTGACGGATTCCGTCAACACGATGGCCTCACGGCTCACCGCGCAGGTGCGTGACATTGCTCTCGTCACGACAGCGGTGGCCAAGGGTGACCTGTCCAGAAAGGTCACCGTTCACGTCGCGGGCGAGATGCTGGAGCTGAAGAACACCGTCAACACGATGGTGGACCAGCTCTCCTCCTTCGCCTCCGAGGTGACCAGGGTGGCCCGGGAGGTCGGTACCGAGGGCGAGCTCGGCGGTCAGGCGCAGGTGCCGGGCGTCGCGGGCGTCTGGAAGGACCTGACCGATTCGGTCAACCTGATGGCCGGCAACCTCACGGCCCAGGTGCGCGGGATCGCGCAGGTGACGACGGCGGTCGCGAACGGCGACCTGTCCCAGAAGGTGACGGTCTCCGCGCGCGGCGAGGTCGCGCAGCTGGCCGACACGATCAACACGATGACCGAGACGCTGCGCACGTTCGCGGACGAAGTGACGCGGGTGGCGAACGAGGTCGGCGCCGAGGGTCAGCTGGGCGGTCAGGCGCAGGTGCCGGGCGCGGCGGGCACGTGGAAGGACCTCACCGATTCGGTGAACAACGCGTTCCGTAACCTCACCGGTCAGGTGCGGGACATCGCGCAGGTCACGACGGCGGTGGCCAACGGTGATCTGTCGCAGAAGGTCACGGTCGACGTCTCCGGCGAGATGCTGGAGCTGAAGAACACCGTGAACACCATGGTGGACCAGCTGTCCGCCTTCGGTGCCGAGGTCACGAGGGTGGCCCGGGAGATCGGTGTCGAGGGTGAGCTGGGCGGTCAGGCGCAGGTACCGGGCGCCGCCGGTACGTGGAAGGACCTCACCGACTCGGTGAACACGGCCTTCCGCAACCTCACCGGCCAGGTCCGCAACATCGCGCAGGTCACCACGGCGGTGGCCAACGGTGATCTGTCGCAGAAGGTCACCGTCGACGTCTCCGGCGAGATGCTCCAGCTGAAGAACACCGTGAACACCATGGTGGACCAGCTGTCCTCGTTCGCCGACCAGGTCACGCGGATGGCCAGGGACGTGGGTACGGAGGGCCGGCTGGGCGGCCAGGCCCAGGTGCCGGGCGTGAGCGGTACGTGGAAGGAACTGACCGACTCCGTCAACTTCATGGCGGGGAACCTCACGTCCCAGGTGCGGCAGATCGCACAGGTGACGACGGCGGTGGCCCGTGGTGACCTCTCCCAGAAGATCGACGTGGACGCCCGCGGCGAGATCCTGGAGCTCAAGAACACCATCAACACGATGGTCGACCAGCTCTCGGCGTTCGCGGAGCAGGTGACGCGGGTCGCCCGTGAGGTGGGTACGGACGGCCGGCTGGGCGGTCAGGCCCAGGTGCCCGGCGTGGCCGGTGTGTGGCGTGACCTGACCGATTCGGTGAACGGTATGGCGGGCAACCTGACCGCTCAGGTCCGGAACATCGCCCAGGTCGCGACCGCGGTCGCCCGTGGTGACCTCTCCCAGAAGATCGACGTGGACGCCCGCGGCGAGATCCTGGAGCTCAAGAACACCCTGAACACGATGGTGGACCAGCTGTCCTCCTTCGCCGAGCAGGTGACCCGGGTGGCCCGCGAGGTGGGCACGGAGGGCATCCTGGGCGGCCAGGCCGAGGTCCAGGGGGTGAGCGGCACCTGGAAGGACCTCACCCAGTCCGTGAACGGCATGGCGAACAACCTGACCTCTCAGGTGCGCAACATCGCCGAGGTGACGACCGCGGTGGCCCGCGGCGACCTGTCCAAGAAGATCACCGTCGACGCCAAGGGCGAGATCCTCGAACTGGTGACGACCGTGAACACCATGGTCGACCAGCTCTCCGACTTCGCCGAGCAGGTGACGCGGGTCGCCCGTGAGGTGGGTACGGAGGGCCAGCTGGGCGGCCAGGCCCGGGTGCGGGACGTCACCGGCATCTGGAAGGACCTCAGCGACAACGTCAACCTGATGGCCAACAACCTGACCAGCCAGGTGCGGAACATCTCCCAGGTCGCGACGGCGGTCGCCAACGGCGATCTGACCAAGAAGGTCACGGTCGAGGCGCGCGGCGAGGTCGCGACGCTGGCCGACACGGTGAACACGATGGTGACGACCCTGTCGTCGTTCGCCGACGAGGTGACGCGCGTCGCCCGTGAGGTGGGCACCGACGGCATCCTGGGCGGTCAGGCGCGGGTGCCGGGCGTCGCCGGTACGTGGAAGGACCTCACGGAGTCGGTGAACTCCATGGCGTCCAACCTGACCGGACAGGTGCGGAACATCGCGATGGTCACGACGGCCATCGCGAAGGGTGATCTGACCAAGAAGATCGACATCGACGCCCGGGGCGAGATCCTGGAGCTGAAGACGACGATCAACACGATGGTCGATCAGCTGTCGTCCTTCGCCGAGCAGGTCACCCGGGTGGCCCGCGAGGTGGGTACGGAAGGTCAGCTGGGCGGTCAGGCGCAGGTGCGCGGCGTGGCCGGTACCTGGAAGGACCTGACCGAGTCGGTGAACGAGATGGCGGGGAACCTCACCCGTCAGGTGCGCGCGATCGCCGCCGTCGCCGCGGCGGTGACCCTCGGCGACCACAACGTCCGCATCGACGTGGACGCGGCCGGCGAGATCCTGGAGCTCCAGGACAACGTCAACACCATGATCGCCACACTCCGCGAGACCACGCTCGCCAACGAGGAGCAGGACTGGCTGAAGGGCAACCTCGCCCGGATCTCCGGTCTGATGCAGGGCCGCCGCGACCTCAAGGACGTGGCCAAGCTGATCATGAGCGAGCTGTCGCCCGCGGTCTCCGCGCAGCACGGCGCGTTCTTCCTCGCGACGTCGGCCGACGACACCCAGGAGATCGGCGCGGACGGCGGCGAGGCGGGCGAGTACGAACTCCGGCTGACGGGCTCGTACGGCTATTCGATGGGTGAGATGCCCACGACCTTCCGGCCCGGTGAGACGCTCATCGGCACCGCGGCGGAGGAGAAGCGCACCATCCTGGTGGAGAACGTGCCGTCGGGGTACCTGAAGATCTCGTCCGGCCTGGGCGAGGCGCCGCCGGCGAACGTGATCGTGCTGCCGGTGCTCTTCGAGGACAAGGTGCTGGGCGTCATCGAGCTGGCATCGTTCCAGCCGTTCACCCAGATCCAGAAGGACTTCCTCAGCCAGATCGCGGAAATGATCGCGACCAGCGTCAACACCATCTCGGTCAACACCAAGACCGAGATCCTGCTGAGCCAGTCCCAGGAGCTGACCGAGCAGCTCAAGGAGCGCTCGGCGGAGCTGGAGAGCCGGCAGCGCGCGCTGGAGCTGTCCAACTCCGAGCTGGAGGAGAAGGCCGAGCAGCTGCGCAAGCAGAACCGCGACATCGAGGTGAAGAACACCGAGATCGAAGAGGCCCGGCAGGTCCTGGAGGAGCGCGCCGAGCAGCTCGCGGTCTCGATGCGCTACAAGAGCGAGTTCCTCGCGAACATGTCGCACGAGCTGCGGACGCCGCTGAACTCCCTGCTCATCCTGGCCAAGTTGCTGGCGGACAACGCCGAGGGGAACCTCTCCCCGAAGCAGGTGGAGTTCGCCGAGACGATCCACGGCGCGGGCTCGGACCTGCTCCAGCTGATCAACGACATCCTGGACCTGTCGAAGGTCGAGGCGGGCAAGATGGACGTCAGCCCGACCCGGATCGCGCTGGTGCAGCTGGTGGACTACGTCGAGGCGACGTTCCGGCCGCTGACCGCGGAGAAGGGCCTGGACTTCTCCGTACGGGTCTCCCCGGAGCTGCCCGCGACGCTGCACACCGATGAACAGCGCCTCCTTCAGGTGCTGCGCAACCTGCTCTCCAATGCGGTGAAGTTCACCGACTCCGGTGCCGTGGAGCTGGTCATCAGGCCGGCCGGTGCGGACGTCCCCGTACCGATCCGCGAGCAGCTGCTGGAGCACGGCGCGCTGCGCGACCCGGACGCCGACATGATCGCCTTCTCGGTGACCGACACCGGTATCGGCATCGCGTCCAGCAAGATGCGCGTGATCTTCGAGGCGTTCAAGCAGGCGGACGGCACGACGAGCCGGAAGTACGGCGGTACGGGCCTCGGCCTGTCCATCAGCCGGGAGATCGCGCGGCTGCTGGGCGGCGAGATCCACGCCGCCAGTGAGCCGGGCCGCGGCTCGACGTTCACGCTGTACCTCCCGTACAACCCGGGCGGGCTGCCGCCACAGGGCTACCCGCAGCTGGTCGCGGGCGGTTTCGCGATGGACGCCGAGGCGCACGACGCGGAGATCGCCGAGCAGGAGGCGGCGGACAGCGCGGCGGCGGAGGAGCAGCCGACCACCCCGGACGCGGCGGTATCGGGCCTCAACCGGCGCCGCAGGCGCGGCCTTTCGGCAGCCCCGCAGCGTGCGGCGCTGCCCGGCCAGCCGGCGTCCGCGCAGCCGCAGCAGTCGGCCGACGAGCCGTGGCTGGGCAACGGACAGGACCTGGTGGCGCCGTCCGGCGAGAACGGCGGCTTCCACGGCGAGAAGGTGCTGATCGTCGACGACGACATCCGCAACGTCTTCGCGCTCACCAGCGTCCTGGAGCAGCACGGCCTGTCGGTGCTCTACGCGGAGAACGGCCGTGAGGGAATCGAGGTGCTGGAACAGCACGATGATGTGACAGTGGTGCTGATGGACATCATGATGCCGGAGATGGACGGCTACGCCACGACCGCGGCGATCCGCAGGATGCCGCAGTTCGCAGGCCTGCCGATCATCGCGCTGACCGCCAAGGCCATGAAGGGCGACCGGGAGAAGAGCATCGAGTCCGGGGCTTCGGACTACGTGACGAAGCCGGTGGACACCGACCATCTGCTCGCGGTGATGCAGCAATGGATGCGCGCGGAGTGA
- a CDS encoding response regulator, with protein MVQKAKILLVDDRPENLLALEAILSALDQTLVRASSGEEALKALLTDDFAVILLDVQMPGMDGFETAAHIKRRERTRDIPIIFLTAINHGPHHTFRGYAAGAVDYISKPFDPWVLRAKVSVFVELYMKNCKLREQASLLRLQLEGGQPAGDEEAKEAAGLLAELSARLAAVEEQAEALSKQLDESADAAAVATAAHLERKLTGLRRALDALEPGAGNSDTPSVPSQN; from the coding sequence ATGGTGCAGAAGGCCAAGATCCTCCTGGTCGATGACCGGCCGGAGAATCTGCTGGCGCTGGAGGCGATCCTCTCCGCGCTCGATCAGACGCTGGTGCGGGCATCGTCCGGGGAGGAAGCGCTCAAGGCGCTGCTCACCGACGATTTCGCGGTGATTCTGCTCGATGTGCAGATGCCGGGGATGGACGGTTTCGAGACGGCGGCGCACATCAAGCGCCGCGAGCGGACCCGCGACATCCCGATCATCTTCCTCACGGCGATCAACCACGGCCCGCACCACACCTTCCGCGGGTACGCGGCCGGTGCGGTCGACTACATCTCCAAGCCGTTCGACCCGTGGGTGCTGCGCGCCAAGGTCTCGGTGTTCGTCGAGCTGTACATGAAGAACTGCAAGCTGCGCGAGCAGGCGTCGCTGCTGCGGCTCCAGCTGGAGGGCGGGCAGCCGGCCGGCGACGAGGAGGCCAAGGAGGCCGCCGGGCTGCTCGCCGAGCTCTCCGCGCGGCTGGCGGCGGTCGAGGAGCAGGCCGAGGCGCTGTCCAAACAGCTGGACGAGTCGGCGGACGCCGCCGCCGTGGCGACGGCCGCGCATCTGGAGCGGAAGCTGACCGGTCTGCGCCGCGCGCTGGACGCCCTGGAGCCGGGCGCGGGCAACAGCGACACGCCGTCCGTACCGTCGCAGAACTGA